The sequence below is a genomic window from Qipengyuania flava.
CGATTGCCGCGCAGTGCGCCGAAGCCTGCGGCGCGATGAAGGTCGCCCATGCGATGACGCTCGAATACGCCAAGCAGCGCAAGCAGTTCGGCGTTCCGATCGCATCGTTCCAGGTGCTGCAGCACCGCATGGTCGACATGTACACGGCCTATGAGACGGCCCTGTCGCTGACCTATCTCGCCACGCTGCGCCTCGGCGCGTCGGAGAAGGAGCGCAAGCGTGCGGCTTCGGCCGCCAAGGTCGGCGTGGGCCAGTCGGCCCGCCTGATCGGCCAGGAAGCGATCCAGATCCACGGCGGCAACGGCGTGACCGACGAATACGCCATCGGCCACTACTTCAAGCGCCTGACGATTTTCGAATCCGAGTTCGGCGATGTAGACCATCATCTGAAGCGCCACGTGAAGCTGGCGTAAGAGGACGCGTCCCGGCCGGTCGGGGGGCTGGCCGGACACATTCGGGGGAGAGAGACAATGGCAGCGCGCAACCTGCTGACGGTGGCAATCGTATCGGCGCTCGGGCTGGGCTTTGCCTGGCTGGCGGGCAGCAACAGCGTGTCGCTTGCAGGCTATTCCGCTGTCTTCGTCTGCGCGCTGGTAGCGCTGGCGGTGAACTGGATTGCCTTCATCCCTTCGGCCGCAGCCCAGACCGACCGGCTCTACGACACCATCGGCGCGGTGACCTACCTGTCGGTCCTCGTGACCGCGAGCCTGGCCGCCTGGCCTCTCGACACGCGCGCAATGGTTGTGGCCGTAATGGTCGGCATCTGGACCATCCGCCTCGGCAGCTTCCTCTACCGGCGGATCCACGCAGCAGGCGGGACCGACCAGCGCTTTGCCAAAATCAAGACCGATCCCGCGCGATTCCTCGTCGCCTGGACGCTGCAGGCGCTGTGGGTCATCTTCACCGCCTCGGCCGCGCTGGTCGCGATTACCGCTACCGAAACGCAGCCGCTCGGCCTGGCCTTCTGGCTCGGTGCAGCGCTGTGGGTCCTTGGCTTCACCTTCGAAGTCGTCGCCGACAACCAGAAGAGCGCGTTCAAGGCCGACCCGGCCAACGAAGGCAAGTTCATCAACACGGGCCTGTGGGCCTGGTCGCAGCATCCCAACTACTTCGGGGAGATCACGCTGTGGCTCGGCATCCTGGTGATTGCCTTCCCGCTGCTGTCGGGCTGGTCCTATCTCGCGATCTTCTCGCCCATCTTTGTCACGCTGCTGCTGACCAAGGTGAGCGGGATCAACCTGCTCGATGGCATTGCCAAGTCGCGCTGGGGCGATGATCCGGCCTATCAGGCCTATCGCAAGAACACGCCCGTGCTCATCCCGCGCCCGCCCAAGGGCTAGGCCCGGCGCCCGCCCCGATCAGTGATCCTTGCGCCCGAAGTCCGGGCGCGCATCGTCCTGCCCTTCCTCGATGATCGAGCGACGGATCGCGCGCGTGCGCTCGAACAGGTCGAACAGCGTGTCGCCGTCGCCGTTGCGGATCGCGCGCTGGAGCAGGCTCAGGTCTTCGGTGAAGCGGCCAAGAACTTCGAGCACGGCGTCGCGGTTCGACAGGAAGACGTCGCGCCACATGGTGGGGTTGCTGGCCGCAATGCGCGTGAAATCGCGGAAGCCGCCGGCCGAATACTTGATCACCTCGCCGCGAGTCACATCCTCAAGGTCGCTCGCCGTGCCGACTATGGTGTAGGCGATGAGGTGGGGGATATGACTGGTTACCGCGAGCACGAGGTCGTGGTGGTCGGGTTCCATGATCTCGACCTTGGCGCCGAGCCCTTCCCAGAAGTCCGAGACCGCATCGACTGCGTCCTGCGGCGCGCCTGCGGGCGGGGTGACAATGCACCAGCGGTGGCGGAAGAGTTCGGGAAATCCAGCGTCCGGCCCGCTCTTCTCGGTACCCGCCACCGGGTGGGCGGGGATGACCACGGCCTCGGGCAGGGCGGCGCGCAGCGCATCGCCGACACTGCGCTTGGAGGAGCCGACATCGCTGACAATGGTGCCAGGGCGAATGTGCGGGGCGATTGCCTGTGCCGCATAGCCCATCGCGCCGACCGGGACGCAGAGGATGACGAGGTCGGCCTCGGCGACGGCATCCGCGACGGTATCGCAGACCGTGCCTACAAGGCCGCGCTCGGTTGCGCGCGCCCGCACATCGGCATCGGCGTCCCAGCCGGTTGTCGCGACATCCGGTAGGTTCTCGCGCACCGCCAACCCGATCGAACCCCCTATGAGGCCCAGGCCGATGATCGCGACGCGGGAAATCGTCACGCCGCTTCCCCGCACAGGTCGCGCAGAACTGCGGCAATCTCGTCCATCTGCTTGCCCGTCCCGATCGTGATGCGCAGCGCATGGGGCAGGCCTTGTCCCGGCAGGTGGCGCACGGCGTATCCCGCCTCGCCGATTGCTTCGAGCGCTGCTTCAGCCTTCACCGCGCCTTCGAAGAGGACCAGCAGGAAGTTCGCCTTGCTCGGCACGGCGCGCAGGCCATGGTTGCCGAGCGCCGCGATGGCCTCGGCAAAGCGCGCCCGCTCGATCCGGTTGGCCTCGCGCGAGCGGGAAAGGAAGGCGTGGTCTGCGAGCGCGGCGAGCGCGGCACGCTGTCCGCTCGCAGTTACGTTGAACGGCCCGCGTATGCGGTTGAGCACATCGACGAGGTGCGGCGCGCCGGTTGCCCAACCGATGCGCTCTCCCGCCAGGCCATAGATCTTGGAGAAGGTCCGTGTGACCAGCACGTTCTGGTGCCGCGCGGCAAGGTCGAGTCCGCCGTCGCCCTCTTCGGGTTCGAGGTATTCGGCATAGGCCTGATCGACCACCAGCAGCACGTCGGCGGGAAGCCCCGCATGCAGCCGCTCGACTTCCGTGCGCGGCAGATAGGTGCCGGTCGGATTGTTCGGATTGGCGAGGAAAACGACACGCGTTTTCTCGGTCACCGCCGCCAGCAGGGCATCGACATCGGTGGCGTAATCGTCGTCCGGCGCCTCCACCGGCGTCGCCCCGCAGCGGCGGGCGGCAATGTCGTAGACGGCAAAACTGAAGCGGCTGAAAAGCACCTCGTCGCCCGGCCCGGCGAACCCTTGAGCGGCCAGGTTGAGCAGTTCGTCCGAACCCGTCCCGCATACGATCCGCGCCGGGTCGACGCCGTGGAGTCGCGCGATCGCTGCGCGCAGGGCGTTCGCGTCGGGGTCGGGGTAGGCGGCAGGGGCATGGCCCTGCGCCAGCCCGCCGAGCGCGGCCGGGCTGCAGCCGAGCGGGTTCTCGTTTGCCGAGAGCTTGACCAGCGCGCGGCCGTCCTTGGCCGTGGACTTTCCGGGAACGTAGGCGTGGATGCCCTCGATCCAGGGCTTCATTTCGGGTTTGTCTGCCATTTCAGCTTCGTCGCATGAAAGAAATACGGCCCTTCGACAAGCCGTGGGTGAGCGGATAGAGACAGGGTTTGATTGTTTCACCCCAAGGTCCGATTTGAACGCTCGCTCGCAAACGCTGACACTACCCGCCCCGCTGCCGCTCGACGGCGGCGGCGAGCTGGCGCGCGTCGAGGTCGCATACGAGACCTATGGCGAGCTTAATGAGGACCGTTCGAACGCGATCCTGCTGTGCCACGCGCTGACCGGCGACCAATATGTCGCCTCGCCCCACCCGATTACCGGCAAGCCGGGCTGGTGGGAGCGCATGGTGGGGCCGGGCAAGCCCATCGATACGGACCGCTTCTTCGTCATCTGCGCCAATGTGATCGGCAGCTGCATGGGCTCGACCGGCCCGGCGAGCGAGTCTTCGGACGGCAGCCCCTACGCAATGCGTTTCCCCGTCATCACCATCCGCGACATGGTCCGCGCGCATGTCGGCCTGCTCGATGCGCTGGGAATCGAAACGCTGCACGCCGTGGTCGGCGGATCGATGGGTGGGATGCAGGCGCTCAGCCTTGCAGCCAACTGGCCGGAGCGAGCGGAGCGCGTGTTGGTGATCGCCTCGACCAGCCGTCACTCGGCGCAGAACATCGCGTTTCACGAACTTGGTCGGCAGGCGATCATGGCCGATCCGCGCTGGCACAAGGGCGACTATTACGGCAGCGAAACGCCCGACAACGGGCTCGCCGTGGCGCGCATGGCGGCGCATATCACCTACCTCTCCGAAGAAGCGCTGACCGAGAAATTCGGGCGCAATTTGCAGGACCGCGAGGCCAAGAGCTTCGGCTTCGATGCCGATTTCCAGGTGGAGAGCTATTTGCGCTACCAGGGCAGCGGCTTCACCCAGCGCTTCGATGCAAACAGCTACCTCTACATCACCCGCGCGATGGACTATTTCGACCTTGCCGAGGAGCATGGCGGCAGGCTCGCCGATGCCTTTGCGGGCACCACCGCGCGCTTCTGCCTCGTCAGCTTCGATTCCGACTGGCTCTACCCGACCAGCGAAAGCCGCCACGTAGTCCACGCGCTCAACGCAGCAGGCGCACCGGTGAGCTTCGTCGAACTGTCCGCCCCGCATGGCCATGACAGCTTCCTGCTCGATGTGCCTGCGCTCGACCGCGTGATCGGGGGATTCCTCGGGTGACCCTGCGCCCCGATCTTCAGGTAATCGCCAGCCATGTCGCGCCCTCGAGCCGCGTGCTCGACATTGGCTGCGGCGACGGCGCACTGATGATGGCGCTGCGCGAGAAGGACTGCGACGTACGCGGGATCGAGATCGACGGCGACTGCGTCGAGCGCTGCGTATCGCAAGGCCTTTCTGTGGTGCAGGGCGATGCCGACCGCGATCTCGGCGACTATCCCGACAAGGGCTTCGACTACACCATCCTCAGCCAGACGCTCCAGACCGCCGAACGGCCCGATCGCATGCTCGACGAGCTGCTGCGCGTCGGCACGCGGGCCTTCGTCTCCTTCCCCAATTTCGCCCACTGGCGCACGCGCGCCGCGCTGATGTTCGGCGGGCGCATGCCGGTGACGCGCAGCATTCCGGTGAGCTGGTACGAGACACAGAACATCCACCACGTGACGATCAAGGATTTCCGCGAACTGGCCGAGGCCAAGGGCGCGAAGATCGTCCGCGACTGGTATTTTGCAGGCGAGAAGCCGGTGTCGCGCGCCGGTGCCAACGCCCGCGCGGAATTCGCGGTGTTCGAACTGGCGCGCTGAAGCCTCAGGTTTCTTTTACGGGGATTGCCGCGACCACGGGGTCATGACCCCAGTGGCGCAGCAGCGCGAGAACATCCGCGCCCGCGAGGCCCAGCGTGCCGGTGTTGCGCAAGGGGTGGACGTTGATGCGATCTGCTGACGCGAGGCCCGCATCGAGAACGACCGTGACGCTCCCAGGCTCCGCGTTGATCATCGCAAGCGGCGTGACCGAGCCTGGTGTAATGCCGAGCAGGCTTTCCATCGCGTCGGGCTTGCCGAAACTCACCCGCTTACACCCGATTGCGGCGGGCAGCGCCTTCAGGTCGACGCGCGCCTCTGCGGGCACGGTCACCAGCCAGTAGGCGCCGCCTGCATCTTTCAGGAACAGGTTCTTGGTGTGCGCGCCGGGGATCTCGGCGTCGATTTTCCGGCTTTCCTCGACCGTGAAGACCGCTGCGTGTTCATGCGAAGCGAAAGGGATTGCCAGCGCGCCGAGGTCGGCCAGCAATCCCTTTTCGCCCCTATTCAGCAAGCCTTACGATCCGATGCGATGCAGCGCGCAAAGCTTGTTGCCGTCGGGATCGCGTAGGTAGGCGAGGTACATGCCCGAGCCCGGACGCTCGCCCGGCGGGTCTTCGATCGCGGTTCCGCCGGCTTCCACGCCCGCGGCGTGCCAGGCATCGGCCTGTTCGGGGGTCATGGCAAAGCCGATGGTGCAGCCGTTGCCGGCCGTGGCGGGCTTGCCGTCGATCGGCGGGGTGACAAGGAATGCGCCGCCATTGTGGAGGTACATCAGGCGGCCCTTGTCGTCCTTGATGCCTTCGCGGCCGCCCATGGCCTTGAAGGTGGCGTCGTAGAAGGTCTTGGACCGGTCGATGTCGTTCGAACCGACCATCATGTGACTGTACATGAAACTCTCTCCTTTGGGTTTCGATTCGCCACCTTAAGGGCGGGGGCGGCGCTTACAAGCGGCTTGTCGCTTGCGGTTCAGCTTGCCGGGCCTAGAAGCGCTGCCATGCTTTCGCTTCTTGCCCCGCTCGCCCTTGTCCTCACCCAGGCACCCGCCGCGCAGGCGCTCCCCGAGCTCAACCTCGAGCAGGGCAGCGCGCTCAGGTGTTCGGTCGCTTTCGGGCTGGTCCATCGCGGCCAGCTGGGCGGCGATCCGGCGATGGCGGCCTATCCCGTGATGGCCGAGCGCGGACAGGAATTCTTCGTGCGCACCGCCGCGCAGCTGATGGATGACCTCGATATCGACCGAACCACGATCATGGGGCTGGTCGAACGCGAGAGCGCCGAGTTCGCCGCAGCGCCGCAGCGCCTTGGCGAGGTCATGCCCGCCTGCCTCATGATGCTGGACGCTGCCGGGCTTTGATCCCCGCGCAAATGTTCCACCGCTAAATTAGCGCCTTGCCCACCCGCGCTGGTGGACGCGGCGCCCCGGCTTGTGGCAAGGCCGCAGGTCCCATGTGGCAGCTATACCAATTTCCCCTGTGCCCTTTCAGCCGCAAGCTGCGCCTGCTGATGGGCGAGAAGAACATCGCCTACGAACTGGTGCGCGAGTACCCGTGGGAAGGGCGCGACGGCTTCTGGCAACTGAACCCGGCCGGGCGCACCCCGGTGCTGCACGATGCGGGGCGCAAGGTCGCGCTGTCGGACAGCCAGGCGATCTGCGAGTTTCTCGAAGAGACGGTCGAGCGCAATCCGATGATCAACGGATCGGCTTTGCAGCGCGCCGAAATCCGCCGGCTGGTGGCGCTGTTCGACGACAATTTCTACGCCGATGTGACCGAGCCCGCGCTCTACGAGAAGATGAAGAAGCGTCTGGTTCTGCGCCAGTCGCCCGACGGACAGGTGCTGCGCCAGATGAGCCGGATGCTGCATGGCCACCTCGACTATATCGACTGGCTGGTCGACACGCGCCAATGGCTCGCGGGGCCGCAGCTGAGCCTCGCCGACCTGACCTGCGCGGCGCATCTCTCGGTGGTCGATTACTTGGGCGCGGTGGACTGGAAAGGCCACGAACAGGCGCGCGACTGGTACATGGTCGTCAAGAGCCGCCCCAGCTTCCGCCCGCTGCTGAGCGAGAAGATGGAAGGCCTGCCCCCGCCGCGAGAATACGCTTCGCTCGACCTTTAATGGTCAGTTTGCGGAGGCGATGGGGAGAACAGCCCTCTTCGCTTAGCAAGTGCGTAGAGTAGGGCCCCAAGCGCCAAGGTCGTGGCCACGCCGAGCACCCTTTCGTCCAAAGAAAATTGTGCTTTGAAAGTAAGTAGAGCGATATTTGCCGTCAGCGGTATCGAGATCGCGAGGCGGGCAGCCAAGCGTTTGCCTTTTGATCGGGCCAATAGGCCGTAGATGAGCCCACCGAACACAAGCATGTTCATCGTTACTGAAAATACGATTTCGAAGTGCGAGGTCATTTCACCTCAATAGATGAGACCGCTTGATCTTCCAAACGTCTTGCTTCCGAAGCGCATTTTAGCCTTGATACGGCATCACCTTTGACAAACCGGGCAGAACCACGTGCTGCGCCCGCCCTGCACGATGCGGCGGATCGTGCCGCCGTCCTCGTGGTGGCAGGGCTCGCCCTCGCGGCCGTAGACGTGGAAGCGGGTGGCGAAATAGCCCAGCTCGCCGTCGGGCTGGGCGAAATCGCGCAGGGTGCTGCCGCCGTCGCGGATGGAGCGCTCCAGTACATCCTTGATCGCGGGGACGAGGCGGCGGAGCTGCGGCATGGTCACCTTGCCGCCGGCCTTTCGCGGGTGAATCCCTGAATGCCACAGCGCCTCGCAGACATAGATATTGCCGAGGCCCGCCACGATCCGCTGGTCCAGTAGCAGCAGCTTGATAGCCTGCTTGCGGCCCCTCGTGGCTGCGCGCAAATGCTCCGCCGTCAGCGCCTCGCCCAGCGGCTCCGGTCCCAGCGCGGCGAAGGGCGGCCACAGGTCCAGTTCGGGCGCGAGCAGCAGGTCGACCGATCCGAAGCGCCGCGGATCGTTCAGCGCAAAGACGTTGCGCGCGGTCTCGATCACGAGATGGTCGTGCTTGTCCGCCTCCTCCGGATCGATCCGCCACCGCCCGCTCATGCCGAGGTGGAAAACCATCGCGTGGTCGCGGTCGGTATGGATCAGCCCGTATTTCGCCCTGCGCGACAGGCCCGAAACGGTCGCACCGGTCAGCGCCTGCACCAGGTCGGGTGGAAAGGGACGGCGCATATCCGGTCGGTTCACGCGCACCGAGACGATGCGCTCGCCCTCAAGAAAGCGCGCGAGGCCGCGGACGGTGGTTTCGACTTCGGGTAACTCGGGCAATTCCTGATTTTCCGGCGAGTGGCGGGGTGTCGCAGGAGAAAATGGCAGATCGCCGGATGCCGCGCCAGCCCTCACCCCCACCCGGCCACCCATCAGTATAATTCCGTGGGTGGCCGGGTGGGGGTGAGGGCTGGTGCCGAAGGGACGGACGGATGTCCGGCCCGCACGTAACAAGGACTCCCTCTAACACCCTTTGCGCTTGGCTCAATTCCCCCTAAGGCCCTTGCCCATGAACGACACCGTTTCCTTCGGCTACGAAGACATCGACGCATCGGAAAAGACCGGCCGCGTGGGCGAAGTCTTTTCGAGCGTTGCCGCCAAATACGACATCATGAACGATGCCATGTCGGGCGGCATGCATCGCTTGTGGAAGAACCGCTTCGTCAGCCGAGTGAAGCCGCAGCCCGGCGAGCAGATCCTCGACATGGCCGGCGGCACGGGCGACATCGCCTTCCGCATGGCGACACGCGGCGCGAGCGTTACCGTCTCCGACATCAACCAGGACATGCTCGACGTCGGCATCGAACGCGCGATGGATCGCGGGATCGACGGGTTGGTATGGTCTCGTCAGAACGCCGAGGAGCTGACCTTCTCCAGCCGCACTTTCGATGCCTACACCATCGTTTTCGGCATCCGGAACGTGACCTTCATCGACAAGGCCCTTCGCGAGGCGCACCGCGTGCTGAAGTTCGGCGGGCGCTTCTATTGCATGGAATTCAGCCAGACCGACTGGCCCGGCTTCAAGGAAATCTACGACCTCTATTCGCACAAGGTCATGCCGCAGATCGGCAAGGCGATCGCCAACGACGAGGACAGCTATCGCTACCTTGCCGAGTCCATCCGCCGCTTCCCCAAGCCGCCCGTGTTCGAAGCGATGATCCGCGATGCGGGCTTCGTGAACACGCGTGTCGAATCGATCCTCGGCGGCGCGGTGAACATCCATTCGGGGTGGAAGGTTTAGGGACTTGGCTCGTCCTTCGACGCATATCTTCCGCCTCCTGAAGTGGGGGCGCACGCTCGCAAGGCACGGCGCTTTGCGGGGCATCGAGCGCGACCCGAACACGCCGCCGCCGGTCAAGCGGCTGGCGCGCATCGCCCGTTTCGGCACGATCCAGCCGAAGGAGCCCGACTACGCCGGCGCATTTCGCGAGATCGGTCCCGCCGCGATCAAGCTCGGCCAGACGCTGGCGACGCGGCCCGACCTTGTGGGCGAGGATGCGGCGCGCAACCTGCTCAAGCTGCAGGATGATTTGCCGCCGGTCGGTTTCGACCAGATCAGGACCGCAATCGAGGCGAGCTTCGAGCAGCCGCTCGAGAATCTCTATTCGGAATTCGATGCCGAACCGGTCGGCGCGGCGTCGATCGCGCAGGTCCACCGTGCGGTAACGACCGAAGGCAAGAAGGTGGCCGTCAAGGTTCTGCGTCCCGGCGTGCGCGAACAGTTCGCCAAGGACATCGACACCTACGAATGGGCCGCCGCCCATGTCGAGGCGATGGGCGGGGAAGCCGCGCGCCTGCGCCCGCGGCTGGTCATCGCCAATTTCAAGCGCTGGACCAATCGGGAGCTCGATCTCCGGCGCGAGGCGGCCAGCGCCTCGGAACTGGCCGAGCACATGATCGGCACGGAAGGCTATGAAGTCCCCGGCATCGACTGGGACCGCACCAATGGCCGGGTGATGACCGTCGACTGGATCGACGGGATCAAGATCAGCAACACAGAGGCCATCCGCGCCGCTGGCCACGATACCGAAGAGCTGGCGAGCCGCCTCGTCCTCGCCTTCCTCAAGCAGGCCATCGCGGCGGGCTTCTTCCACGCCGACATGCACCAGGGGAATCTGTTCGTGAAAGCGGACGGGACCATCGCCGCGATCGATTTCGGTATCATGGGCCGCATCGACCGGCGCGCGCGCATGTGGCTGGCGGAAATCCTCTACGGGCTGACGACGGGCAACTACAAACGCGTCGCCGAAATCCATTTCGAGGCGCAATATGTGCCGAGCTATCACGACGTGAACGAGTTCGCGACCGCGCTGCGCGCCGTGGGCGAGCCGATGCGCGGCAAGCCGGTGAGCGAGCTTTCGGTCGGCCAGATGCTCGATGGGCTCTTCGCCATCACGCGCGATTTCGACATGCAGACTCAGCCGCACCTGCTTCTGCTGCAGAAAACCATGGTGATGGTCGAAGGCATCGCCACGCAGCTCAATCCCAAGATCAACATGTGGGACACCAGTGCGCCCTATGTGCGCAGCTGGATCCGCGACGAGCTGGGCCCGGAAGCCGCCATTGCCGACCGCATCCGCGAGGACACGGAGACGCTGCTGCGCATCCCGGACCTCGTCCGCCGGATCGAGGACCGCTTCCCGGCCAAGGGCGGCGCACCCGAACCGCCGCCGCTGCCGGACATCGAATTGATGTGGGAAAAGCGCCGTGAGACGGCGCGCTCGCGCGGCTGGCTGGGCTATGCCCTCGCGGCAGGTGCAGGGGGTCTCGCAGCATGGATAGCGATAGCGCAAGGGTTGATCGGCTGACGGACGCCAAGGCGGCGCCCGCCTGGGACCGCTTCGCCCATTGGGGCGCCTGGCCCGCGCGCATCCTGCTTGCTGCCGTCGCAGCGCTGCTGGTGCTCGCAGCGCTCACCCCGCTCACCGCGAGCATGGACGGCGAACCGGCGGAGGTCCCGTCGATCACGCAGGAGACACTCGCCGAAGACGCCGAACCCCCGCGCGACGATGACCTCGCGCTTTACGACCGGATTATCGAACGGCTTAAGGGCGGCGAGAACTATTACGATTTCGTGGTCGAGGAGCAGCGCGCCAGCGATTACCCCGTGCGCCCCGGCCTCGCCGTGCGCCTGCCCACACTCGCGCATATCTACGCCTGGCTGGGCGAGGGGCTGATGATCCCGCTGGCGGTTGTGCTGATGGGCGCGACCGTATGGGCCTGGTGGCGCCGGCTGGGCGAAGAACCGGGCGGCAAGCGCATGCAGAGGATCGGCGCAGCGCTGATGTTCATGGGCGCCTCGCTCGGCCTCAACCGCTACTATTTCGTGCTGCACGAGCTGTGGGCCGGGATGCTGATCGCGCTCGCTTTCGGCCTGCACAGGCCGGGGCGCTGGGGCTGGTCGCTGGCGGTCGCAGCGCTGGCCGTCGCCATTCGCGAACACGCTCTGCCTTTCGTGCTGCTGATGGGCGCAATGGCCGCCTGGCGCCGCGACTGGAAGGAGGCGGCGGCCTGGGGCGCTCTGGTACTCGCCTTCTTCGCCGCGCTCGCCTGGCACCTGTCGCTGGTGACGCCGCAGACCCTGCCGAGCGATCCGGAAAGCCCCGACTGGCTGGTGCTGCGCGGGCTGGCGGGGTGGCTCGGCAATATCGTGCTGAGCTCCAACCTGCGCTTCCTCCCGCATGAAATCGCCGGGCCGCTGGTCGTGCTGATGGTGCTGGGCTGGGCCGGCTGGAAATCGAGCGCGGGGACCACCGGCACGCTGCTCTACCTTGGCTACGGCCTCGCCTTCATGATCGCGGGCCGGGCGAACAACTTCTACTGGGGTGCGGTCGTCGCGCCGGCGATGTTCATGGGACTGGCCTTCCTGCCCATGGCGCTTCGCTCGCTGATCACCTCGGCGCGGGGCAATTCGTGACCCTTCCCGAGCGCCCGCTCGCCCGCCTGCCGCGCTGGGCAGCGCTGGCCCTGCTGGCGGCGACTTTGCTCGCCTGCCTGTGGAACGGCTTTGCCCTCGAGGCGCGCGACACCGCGCATGAGGCGGATATCGAGCAGCGCCTCGAACGCGGCGAACGGGTCGACATGGACCTCTACCGCGAAATCAACGCGCGCCTTGCGCAGGGCGAAGGCTATTACGAGGCAGCGGCCGCCGAACACCGCGACTTTGCCATGCCGACCAGTCCCTTCGTCACCGTGCGAACACCGGTGCTGGCCTGGGGGACGGCGCTCTGGGGCGCCGATGGCTGGCGCACGATAGCGCTGCTGCTGTGGGCTGCGAACATCCTCGCCTGGTTTG
It includes:
- the ubiB gene encoding 2-polyprenylphenol 6-hydroxylase, with amino-acid sequence MARPSTHIFRLLKWGRTLARHGALRGIERDPNTPPPVKRLARIARFGTIQPKEPDYAGAFREIGPAAIKLGQTLATRPDLVGEDAARNLLKLQDDLPPVGFDQIRTAIEASFEQPLENLYSEFDAEPVGAASIAQVHRAVTTEGKKVAVKVLRPGVREQFAKDIDTYEWAAAHVEAMGGEAARLRPRLVIANFKRWTNRELDLRREAASASELAEHMIGTEGYEVPGIDWDRTNGRVMTVDWIDGIKISNTEAIRAAGHDTEELASRLVLAFLKQAIAAGFFHADMHQGNLFVKADGTIAAIDFGIMGRIDRRARMWLAEILYGLTTGNYKRVAEIHFEAQYVPSYHDVNEFATALRAVGEPMRGKPVSELSVGQMLDGLFAITRDFDMQTQPHLLLLQKTMVMVEGIATQLNPKINMWDTSAPYVRSWIRDELGPEAAIADRIREDTETLLRIPDLVRRIEDRFPAKGGAPEPPPLPDIELMWEKRRETARSRGWLGYALAAGAGGLAAWIAIAQGLIG